The window GCAGAGATAGGGGCCAGTATTAACATGGGGTAAGGAAAGACATTACTAAATGAGGGAAAAAATATCCCTGAACTTGGACTGGAGTTGGGCAAAAGCCAAGGTGTGACTAGGAAACCCTGAGGACCCAGAACTACTGTGGAGAAAAAGGCAGAGGCTTCTAGATCAATATCCAGGCTTGAGCTATgaagtgatggtggtggtgctcTGAACTACCTGGAAACAGCCCTAGAAATAGAGACTGGAGGATCAAGGTCACTCTCAGTTGGGCATAGACCGGGTCCTAGGGCTTCCTGGGCTGGTGCAGAGCTGCTCCAGCCAAGCTtccccagttcccctggagtctGGGTCACATGGAACTTCAGACCTTGTTGAACTCCACAGGGCTGAACACATCAATACGCTCAGAGAACAGCTTCTGGATATTGCTCAAGAGGTTGGTGTCCATTGGAGCACTGCATGAGGAATGAGACAAGGAATCACAACCCGCCCCGCACACGGTCTTCTTTCATGCATTTCCCTGAGGCACCCCTACCAGCCTGACCTGGGTGTGTAGCTAGGTGCATAGCGGCCCTGCTGCCGAGAGCTGCTGTACACTGAGAAGGTCCTCTTGCTGGAGTCGCTACTCTGGGCCTTGCGAACACCCTCTTCATATAGGAGCCCCACCTGGTGGTGAAAGAGGTACCACAAGGAGCCTCAGCAGAGGATGCCTGATACTTACTCATTTGTTACAAGAATCGCAGGGTACTGAGTCACCATTTATAGAATCAGTGGAGTGGGGCAAAGCAGGACATAAGAGTCAGTCTGAGACCCAATATTGAGCATAGCCCTGCCCCAATTTCCTGGGTGACCCTAGGCCTCTGCTGCCCTGTAGGTAAAATGGGGGTGGTGATGCTACTACACTCCCAAGGCTGAGGAATAAGAACATGAATACAGGCATTGCCTGGCCCTTTTGTCTTGATCCTTAGAGTGCTGTTCCCAATACCCCCAGTCTGTGTCAGGGCTACAGCAGTCAGCCGAGGGCAGCACCTGCACGTCAATAGCTGTTGTGTCCTCCACAACCCGCTTCATGACAGCGCGCACATTCCGAGGCTCCAGTGTAGTAAGCCAGTCCCGCGTCTCCACACTCTTGCGTAGCATCTGTGATATGACCAGGCCCTGCACCTTCACATAGTGGGTCAGCAGTCGCCGCGCTGTCTCTCTGGCCTCTGCACACAGTGTGCTGACAGGTGTCACTGGAGACTGGTCCTGAGCCAGAGGCAGAGGACAGAGGCAGTGGGTACTTGGTGACAGTTCAGGGGCCACTTCCAATTAAGAGTTAGACACAGCCAAAGTAGGGTAGAGGTTGGGTCTGGCCACCAGGGACTGCCCAGCCTCCTATGTTCCCAGAATCACCACCCTCTGCCCCCCACCATGAGCCCAAATTTCACCTGCACCAGAAACTGCTCATCAGTGAGAGTGAGAATGTAGGAGATAGTGGCTGTCTCATAGTCCAGGCAGAGGCGGGAAAGTAGCAGAAGCAAGGCAGGGGGGGTGGCACCTCCCTTCTCTCCTGGGCTGTCACAGAAGCTCTGAGCTGTCTGGCACATGGAGCGGATGAAGCCCACGATGAGGCCTTCTCGTACACCCTGGCTGCAGAACTCACCCTGGGAGGAAGAAGGGCCCAGATAGACAGTCCTTCCTTCTAGGCAGGGGCTgtcccaccctctgccctggcCCCTCTCCAAGGGACAGCTTCATCTTGCATCTCAAGTACCCAGGAGCAGCTTCTCTGCTTGGTCTGTGTGTGTGGCAGTGGCAGCAATAGGGACACTGGCTGGCGCTTTCCTCTGCTATAGCTTGGCTGCAGGTGCTCTCAGAGTCCCCCCATCCTGGAGAACCTGACAGCGCATCTAGAGTGCCCTCTAGGGGCACAGACTGTGTGAGCCGTGGTAACTAGTCCTCAGTTCCCCAATCACTGCTAAATATGTTCTAGTAAAAGGGCATTGGAGAGCCAATTAGCAGAACAAATAACTAAAAGCCCCTGCGCAGACCGTACCCTGAAATAGGGCTTGTTGGAGAAGGACACCTCCTTGGCAGTGAAGAGGTGCACAGCTGCCAGAGAGGCCTTAATGTGGCTCAAGATGGAGCTGGCCACACTGGCCAGCAAGTCGGCTAGGCTGGGGCCTTCCTTCCCAGCCAGGCGAGGAGCAGCAAGGGCCTGGCGCACATCCGTCAAGCAGCCCAGGAAGGCTGCCCGCAGGCCCTGTAGATGATGGCCCAGGCGCTCTCGGGCCACTCGCTCCACAATCTCGGTGGCAGCCTCAGCGAGCCCTGCAGCAGCCAGTAGGGCCCCAGGAGCCCGGAGGCGCCGATGGAAGCGATCCAGCGCTCGCACCAGCAGCGAGTTGTCACCACCACCCTGCTCCTGTGCCAGTCGCCGCTCCACCAGAGTAAAATATCTGCCGCCCAGCTCCCGCGCGAAGGCTGCCAGCTTCTCCGCACCCGCGGGGCCTTGGGCTGCAAACAACTCCTGATAGGCTGCTGCCACCTGGCAGAGGCCGCCCACGAAGCCACTGCCGCCTCGGTCAGTGAACTCTAACACatcaggggcaggaggagagggcCCCAGCTCGCTCTCCAGGCTGCTCAGCTCCTCTTCAAGCCTCCCACGAGCATGCGCCAGGAA is drawn from Urocitellus parryii isolate mUroPar1 chromosome 4, mUroPar1.hap1, whole genome shotgun sequence and contains these coding sequences:
- the Vps51 gene encoding vacuolar protein sorting-associated protein 51 homolog, yielding MAAAATGPGPGSGPGDSPEGPEAEAPERRRKAHGMLKLYYGLSEGEAAGRPAGPDPLDPTDLNGAHFDPEVYLDKLRRECPLAQLMDSETDMVRQIRALDSDMQTLVYENYNKFISATDTIRKMKNDFRKMEDEMDRLATNMAVITDFSARISATLQDRHERITKLAGVHALLRKLQFLFELPSRLTKCVELGAYGQAVRYQGRARAVLQQYQHLPSFRAIQDDCQVITARLAQQLRQRFREGGSGAPEQAECVELLLALGEPAEELCEEFLAHARGRLEEELSSLESELGPSPPAPDVLEFTDRGGSGFVGGLCQVAAAYQELFAAQGPAGAEKLAAFARELGGRYFTLVERRLAQEQGGGDNSLLVRALDRFHRRLRAPGALLAAAGLAEAATEIVERVARERLGHHLQGLRAAFLGCLTDVRQALAAPRLAGKEGPSLADLLASVASSILSHIKASLAAVHLFTAKEVSFSNKPYFRGEFCSQGVREGLIVGFIRSMCQTAQSFCDSPGEKGGATPPALLLLLSRLCLDYETATISYILTLTDEQFLVQDQSPVTPVSTLCAEARETARRLLTHYVKVQGLVISQMLRKSVETRDWLTTLEPRNVRAVMKRVVEDTTAIDVQVGLLYEEGVRKAQSSDSSKRTFSVYSSSRQQGRYAPSYTPSAPMDTNLLSNIQKLFSERIDVFSPVEFNKVSVLTGIIKISLKTLLECVRLRTFGRFGLQQVQVDCHFLQLYLWRFVADEELVHLLLDEVVASAALRCPDPVPMEPSVVEVICERG